A genomic window from Prunus persica cultivar Lovell chromosome G2, Prunus_persica_NCBIv2, whole genome shotgun sequence includes:
- the LOC18770780 gene encoding uncharacterized protein LOC18770780 codes for MAKKTDQSEKKRNDPVKFSKHWCIYRIPSKLRNVKDEAYTPQLISIGPFHHGNPKLADMESHKKKYYENFCQRTSRKKEELETFIREKEDDILRCYAGSIEPDIDFVKRLRKPKSIYDVRKLKEAGVKFRPNEGSERFVIKRGEDHKCNFKMACFRNMNLKLTKFWARYEVECVIRNVMALEQFLYPKKAYVCSYFLMLDQLVDTVEDVNALIESEVIVNLLGSSNAVAKLINSLCEQTMDDRSCYEDICKQLNEHYKISFCNRNISILKRVYFKDLWTGSSTIVGLFVLFFSIIGTIKSLM; via the exons ATGGCGAAGAAAACTgatcaaagtgaaaaaaaacgCAATGACCCTGTTAAGTTCTCGAAGCACTGGTGTATCTACCGGATTCCTAGCAAACTCCGGAATGTAAAAGATGAAGCTTACACTCCCCAATTGATTTCAATAGGCCCCTTCCACCATGGCAATCCGAAACTGGCGGACATGGAAAgccataaaaagaaatattatgaGAATTTCTGCCAGCGAACTTCGAGGAAAAAAGAGGAACTAGAAACTTTCATCcgtgagaaagaagatgacattCTTCGTTGTTATGCAGGGTCCATTGAGCCTGATATTGACTTTGTGAAG AGATTGAGAAAACCGAAAAGTATATACGACGTAAGAAAGCTGAAGGAAGCAGGGGTGAAGTTTAGGCCAAATGAAGGTAGTGAACGCTTCGTCATAAAAAGAGGTGAGGACCACAAATGTAATTTCAAAATGGCATGTTTTAGAAATATGAACTTGAAGCTTACAAAATTTTGGGCAAGGTATGAGGTAGAATGCGTCATTCGAAACGTGATGGCCTTGGAGCAGTTTTTGTACCCAAAGAAGGCTTATGTTTGCAGTTACTTTTTGATGCTGGATCAGCTTGTGGATACTGTGGAAGATGTGAATGCGCTGATTGAAAGCGAAGTTATAGTTAACTTGCTAGGCAGCAGCAACGCAGTTGCGAAGCTGATTAATTCACTTTGTGAGCAGACTATGGATGATAGATCCTGCTATGAAGATATCTGTAAACAGCTTAACGAGCACTACAAGATCAGCTTCTGCAACCGTAACATTTCGATCCTGAAACGAGTTTACTTCAAGGATCTTTGGACGGGCAGTTCAACTATAGTTGGACTCTTTGTGCTGTTTTTCTCCATCATTGGAACCATTAAGTCTCTCATGTAG
- the LOC18770755 gene encoding UPF0481 protein At3g47200, with amino-acid sequence METHKKIYYENFLARCKKSKDELEQFIKTRQENILCCYAGTIELDVDPANIIVVDACFIIELFLTNFYETENHINDYILRSPWLRKAVEQDLILFENQLPYSLLQELYHDFAVPVSRSFQPCKEVREQTRSTNDLPCCLPCSWRIPCNEHSIEIDEAKPADDEAEPADYDPLLELTFEFFKDYNEGKSFKNRVKPKHFTDLVRHFLCPDKEMDCEHNSAPVKNIYAAKKLRASGVKFRPLKDGPLIIKKDEATKCKFNLACFRNMDLKLTPFCVKDETECVVRNIMALEQFLYPDKPYICNYFLLMDQLVDTVDDVVLLVENKVILNMLGSNEAVAKLVNRLCEQIMDDKSCYFDICEQLNKHYENFWNRHVATLKRVYFKDLWTGSSTVLGVVVLVFSVIGTIKSLKS; translated from the coding sequence ATGGAAACCCATAAAAAGATATATTATGAGAATTTTCTTGCACGTTGTAAGAAGAGTAAGGATGAACTAGAGCAATTTATCAAGACTCGTCAAGAAAATATTCTTTGTTGTTATGCAGGGACCATTGAGCTCGACGTAGACCCTGCAAACATAATTGTGGTTGATGCCTGCTTCATCATCGAGCTCTTTTTAACGAACTTCTATGAAACTGAAAATCATATAAATGATTATATATTGAGATCACCATGGCTGAGGAAAGCTGTAGAGCAGGACTTGATATTGTTTGAAAATCAACTTCCTTATTCTCTTCTTCAAGAACTATATCATGACTTTGCTGTGCCTGTCTCTCGCAGTTTCCAACCCTGCAAAGAAGTACGAGAACAGACTCGTAGTACCAATGACCTCCCGTGCTGCTTGCCTTGCTCCTGGCGGATACCTTGCAATGAACATTCCATAGAGATTGACGAAGCCAAACCTGCGGATGACGAAGCCGAACCTGCTGATTATGATCCCCTGCTTGAGCTTACCTTTGAGTTCTTCAAAGATTATAATGAGGGGAAATCCTTCAAGAATAGAGTAAAACCGAAACATTTCACCGATTTGGTTAGGCATTTTCTATGTCCTGACAAAGAAATGGATTGTGAACATAATAGTGCTCCtgtcaaaaatatatatgctgCAAAGAAGCTGAGGGCATCAGGGGTGAAGTTTAGGCCACTTAAAGATGGACCCTTAATCATAAAGAAAGATGAGGCCACTAAATGTAAGTTCAACTTGGCATGTTTTAGAAATATGGACTTGAAGCTTACGCCATTTTGTGTCAAGGATGAGACAGAATGCGTTGTTCGGAACATCATGGCCTTGGAGCAGTTTTTGTACCCAGACAAACCTTATATCTGCAATTACTTCTTGCTTATGGATCAGCTGGTGGACACTGTGGATGATGTGGTTTTGCTGGTTGAGAACAAAGTTATTCTTAACATGCTAGGCAGCAACGAAGCAGTAGCCAAGCTGGTTAATAGACTTTGCGAGCAGATCATGGACGATAAATCCTGCTATTTTGATATCTGTGAACAACTTAATAAGCACTATGAGAATTTTTGGAACCGTCATGTGGCAACCCTGAAACGAGTTTACTTCAAGGATCTCTGGACTGGCAGTTCAACTGTACTTGGAGTTGTTGTCCTTGTTTTCTCAGTCATTGGAACCATTAAGTCTCTCAAGTCGTAA